From a single Rutidosis leptorrhynchoides isolate AG116_Rl617_1_P2 chromosome 5, CSIRO_AGI_Rlap_v1, whole genome shotgun sequence genomic region:
- the LOC139849681 gene encoding uncharacterized protein produces the protein MNTLFWKETWLGNVLLCEKYNRLFRLEESKNTLVSERIVKNGSTWNSSWNWIKEPTGRTGDEFRQLQTYLNSFSFKNNPKDSWEWKSHSSRVFTTHTFTSMLNESCLQNISLHPATMRNNLIPLKVGILIWRAKLKRLPVHFELDKRGVDLDSVMCPNYNNEVETVEHMMLTCPRIKDLWNRVFKWVNMNTFAYSCFDDMFNGTLQRPNAKPNSNVWQAIEWVTGYMIWRNRNLKVFENKEWNGPMTINEIQAKRFLWISSRSKKSKIDWNQWLLNPNIYEDHG, from the coding sequence ATGAATACACTGTTCTGGAAGGAAACATGGCTCGGTAATGTCTTATTGTGTGAGAAGTACAATAGGCTTTTCAGGTTGGAAGAAAGTAAAAACACACTTGTTTCGGAAAGAATTGTCAAAAATGGTTCGACGTGGAATTCGAGTTGGAATTGGATCAAAGAGCCAACAGGCAGAACTGGTGATGAGTTTAGACAACTTCAGACATACTTAAACTCATTCTCCTTCAAAAACAACCCAAAGGATTCCTGGGAATGGAAATCTCATAGCAGCAGAGTTTTCACCACTCACACATTTACAAGCATGTTAAATGAATCGTGCCTTCAGAATATATCATTACATCCGGCTACAATGCGCAACAATCTGATCCCTTTAAAGGTTGGTATTCTTATATGGCGCGCAAAACTAAAAAGGCTACCAGTACATTTCGAATTAGACAAGAGAGGAGTCGACCTAGACTCGGTCATGTGTCCCAATTACAACAACGAGGTGGAAACGGTGGAACACATGATGCTCACATGTCCAAGAATAAAAGACTTGTGGAACCGTGTTTTCAAATGGGTCAATATGAACACCTTCGCCTATTCCTGTTTCGATGATATGTTTAATGGCACACTTCAAAGGCCGAATGCAAAGCCAAACTCAAATGTATGGCAAGCTATAGAATGGGTCACCGGATATATGATATGGAGGAACCGAAACTTGAAAGTGTTCGAGAATAAAGAGTGGAATGGTCCCATGACAATTAACGAAATTCAAGCAAAAAGATTCCTATGGATCTCGTCACGTTCTAAGAAATCAAAGATAGATTGGAATCAATGGCTTCTAAATCCAAACATCTATGAGGATCATGGTTAA